The Verrucomicrobiales bacterium sequence GACCTCGATCCCGCTGCGACCGTGCTTCGAAAAGGACAGCGGCGAAGGCATAAAGCCAGTCCCCTTACTCTTCTTGAACAAGTCCCCCGAAGGTTGCTGTCCCTCCCGCGTCTTCAGTGCCGGTTTCGGATCGAAGGTATCCACATGGGATGGCCCACCATTCATGAACAGGAAAATAACCCGTCGGGCGCGTGGTTGGAAATGAGGGACTCGCGCGATGCCGCCGGCCGAAAGCGACGGTGAACCCAGCAGGCCGGCCAGGCCCACCGCACCAAACCCACCGGCCATGCGGCGGAGCATCTGACGGCGGGTGAGGGAGCCGGAACCAAGGAGAGGCTTAGTCGACATAGTTCATCTCATTCGAGGCCAACAGCAACTGCGCATATTGATCCCATCGGGAGGTTTCGCCCTGCGGCGGCTTGCGGAGGAACTCCACCGCCAGCGAGCGTTCCTCCCGACTCGGGTCGCGCCCGAACAGGAGTTGATAGGCTCGTTGAATCGATGTCTCCACCGAAGCAGACCGGTCGCCCAACACACGCTGGCTCAGCGCCTGAGCCCGTGTCTGCATAAACGCGCTATTGAGCACAAAAAGCTTCTGCATCGCGGTGGTGGTCGTGCTGCGTTTCTCGGCGTGGACGTTGGCATCCGGATAATCGAACTGCATGAACAGGTCGTTTAATTTCAGGCGACTCACCCGGGCATAGAGAGTCCGACGTAAATTCTTAGGATCATCCAGCTCCAGTGATTTACCACCCCCTGATGTCAACTCACCGGTGACAAACAGGACCGAATCGCGCCATTGCTCGATCGACAGCCGTTTCCGATTCATCCGGCCAAGCAGGATGTTGGCCGGATCGCCGGAGGCCGCAATCGAAGCATCCCGCGGAGACGAGGCGCTGGTCGGACGCCGAGAAGCCGAACTCCTGCCCGTCACCCCGCTCTGCTGACCGTAGGTGGCTGAGAGAACCAGTTCCCTGACTAAAGCTTTCACCGACCAATTCGCCGCCATGAATCGCACCGCCAGATCGTCCAGCAACTCGGGATGGCTGGGGGGCATCCCGGCATGCCCAAAGTTACTGGGGGTGGCGACCAGTGGCTGCCCGAACAAGGCGCCCCAGACGCGATTGACCATCACTCGAGCCACGAGTGGGTTCTCCCGACAGGCAATTCGATCCGCCAGTTCCCGACGTCCACTACCATCGCGAAACGGAGCCGCGTCGGGACGGCTGAGCACTCGCAAAAAGCCTCGTTCGGCCACCGGACCTTTCTGATCCACATTACCCCGGATGAACACGGGCAAATCCTGAGGCTGGTCGGCATCCATCACCAAGTGCAGCGTGGCAGCAGAAAAATTGGTTCCCTTGGCATCTCCTTTTTCGAGGCTCCCGTCGGGCCGACGATTGATCATGCGCGTGCTGGCAAACACTCCTGCCAATCCGTAATAGTCGCGGGTGGTGATTGGATCGAACTTGTGATCGTGGCA is a genomic window containing:
- a CDS encoding DUF1549 domain-containing protein codes for the protein MTKRLSTSLMDHSSPQGWLCAWLSIVLLLSVSVSGAGESAAGAPEASIDWAQEQNFWSFRSPVAQPWPAVKAKRWPRQPVDYFVLSRLEQAGLSPSAQTSRRSLLRRVTFDLTGLPPTSEEVFAFLADQEPGAYDRVVERLLRSPRFGERMASLWLPLARYAEDQAHQVGDDTKYFYPNAWRYREWVVDALNRDLPYDQFLKLQLAADRIEGTNSPNLAALGFLGLGPKYYDRDRLAVQADEWEDRIDTVSRTMLGLTVACARCHDHKFDPITTRDYYGLAGVFASTRMINRRPDGSLEKGDAKGTNFSAATLHLVMDADQPQDLPVFIRGNVDQKGPVAERGFLRVLSRPDAAPFRDGSGRRELADRIACRENPLVARVMVNRVWGALFGQPLVATPSNFGHAGMPPSHPELLDDLAVRFMAANWSVKALVRELVLSATYGQQSGVTGRSSASRRPTSASSPRDASIAASGDPANILLGRMNRKRLSIEQWRDSVLFVTGELTSGGGKSLELDDPKNLRRTLYARVSRLKLNDLFMQFDYPDANVHAEKRSTTTTAMQKLFVLNSAFMQTRAQALSQRVLGDRSASVETSIQRAYQLLFGRDPSREERSLAVEFLRKPPQGETSRWDQYAQLLLASNEMNYVD